The following proteins are encoded in a genomic region of Fretibacterium sp. OH1220_COT-178:
- a CDS encoding FAD:protein FMN transferase: MKAEKTGETAGSTRTNGAEADRKGDGRRRLWAGTFLVLIVAALLVLRGRQPLERHHTVARSGVSMNTTIHISATGGDKRELEDVLGEAFSLLDNLNGQLSLFQEGSALYRINEAAGVEPIRVSPDVFSVIEDAREACALTDGAFNPLVGPLTKLWRINRQTPPEAESTDLHARMRFRLPDAASIDALLPLTRTENLEMYGPDRVYLRQKGCMLDLGGIAKGYASLRLADLFRERGIASALLDLGGNIYAVGAQPDGAPWRIGIRNPLESGGAPIAILSAADTAVVTSGTYERFKIIDGVRYSHFFDPTTGYPVRNALLSATVVTPDGTLADALATAFMVMGPERSTKFLKDRPELGAILILKEGEDESDPKGLVVLASRNLEGRLRMRDPSTPLQFF, encoded by the coding sequence ATGAAAGCAGAAAAGACGGGGGAAACCGCCGGCTCCACTCGAACGAACGGTGCGGAGGCGGACCGCAAGGGCGACGGACGGCGGCGCCTATGGGCAGGGACGTTCCTGGTCCTGATCGTTGCCGCCCTCCTTGTTCTCCGGGGGCGCCAACCGCTCGAGCGGCACCATACGGTTGCACGAAGCGGAGTCTCCATGAACACCACCATCCACATCTCCGCGACGGGAGGAGACAAGCGGGAGCTCGAGGACGTCCTGGGCGAAGCCTTCTCCCTCCTGGATAATCTGAACGGCCAGCTCTCCCTCTTTCAGGAGGGCTCCGCCCTCTACAGAATCAACGAAGCGGCCGGGGTGGAGCCCATTCGCGTCTCCCCCGACGTCTTCTCCGTCATCGAGGACGCCCGGGAGGCCTGCGCCCTGACGGACGGGGCCTTCAACCCTCTGGTGGGCCCCCTGACGAAACTGTGGAGGATCAACCGGCAAACGCCCCCCGAGGCGGAGAGCACGGACCTTCACGCCCGCATGAGGTTCCGGCTCCCCGACGCAGCCAGCATCGACGCGCTGCTTCCCCTCACCCGGACCGAAAACCTGGAGATGTACGGCCCGGATCGCGTTTATCTGCGGCAGAAGGGCTGCATGCTGGACCTGGGAGGCATCGCCAAGGGCTATGCCTCCCTCAGGCTGGCCGACCTTTTCCGGGAGCGCGGCATCGCCTCCGCCCTGCTGGACCTGGGCGGCAACATCTATGCCGTAGGAGCCCAGCCCGACGGGGCCCCTTGGAGGATCGGCATTCGAAACCCTCTCGAGTCCGGAGGGGCGCCCATCGCCATATTGTCCGCGGCGGATACGGCCGTCGTCACATCCGGCACCTACGAGCGCTTCAAGATCATCGACGGGGTCCGATACTCCCACTTCTTCGACCCCACGACGGGCTATCCCGTCCGCAACGCCCTGCTCTCCGCTACGGTCGTCACCCCGGACGGCACCCTTGCCGACGCCCTGGCAACCGCCTTCATGGTGATGGGACCCGAGCGGTCGACAAAATTCCTGAAGGACAGGCCGGAGCTGGGGGCCATCCTCATCCTCAAGGAAGGAGAGGACGAGTCCGACCCCAAGGGGCTCGTCGTCCTGGCGAGCCGGAACCTGGAGGGGCGCCTGAGGATGAGGGACCCGTCCACCCCCCTGCAGTTTTTTTGA